One segment of Anastrepha obliqua isolate idAnaObli1 chromosome 3, idAnaObli1_1.0, whole genome shotgun sequence DNA contains the following:
- the LOC129241385 gene encoding ATP-binding cassette sub-family F member 3, which yields MSQFTHILQREFPVIDNELKDYIEGVLCGSLEDFESCDDIYEAVGDILQSINTEKSEDDIRELCDEFYNIIKKNTKNEARKVLNAPVNIAAMAKEMENVDRHMQSIWLTSKDGGSKVDSKKLEKAEAKLQQKQEKRQDVGKSVVAAPVKLQTATASQVLSKKNTKMEQKGTNRSMDIKIENFDLAFGDKVLLQNANLLLSCGRRYGLVGRNGLGKTTLLRMVSDRQLAIPSHISVLHVEQEVVGNDTKAVDSVLECDLERNQLLNREKEILATLNSGVQDTKLSSELNEVYAQLQNIEADKAVARASVILRGLGFDAEMQQRPTKSFSGGWRMRLALARALFSKPDLLLLDEPTNMLDIKAIIWLENYLQSWPTTLLVVSHDRNFLETVPTDIIHLHSQALEAYKGNYEQFEKTKTEKLKAQRREYEAQMAHRAHVQEFIDRFRYNANRASSVQSKIKMLEKLPELKPVEKETEVKLKFPDVEPLNPPVLALSEIEFRYNQEDPLPVFKNVNLSATSDSRICIVGENGAGKTTLLKLIVGQLTTIHGNIVSHRGLRIGYFAQHHVDHLNMNTTCVGVLAELFPGRPDEEYRRQLGSFGISGPLALQSIASLSGGQKSRVALAKMCMADPNFLVLDEPTNHLDIETIDALGRAINAFQGGVILVSHDERLIKVVCKELWVCGNRTVRGMEGGLDEYKREVYKEIEAANS from the exons ATGAGCCAATTCACGCATATTTTACAACGCGAATTTCCAGTCATTGATAATGAATTAAAAGATTATATAGAAG GTGTACTCTGTGGCAGTTTGGAGGATTTTGAGTCATGCGATGACATATATGAAGCAGTGGGTGATATTCTCCAAAGCATTAATACAGAGAAAAGCGAGGATGATATCAG AGAACTCTGCGATGAGTTTTATAACATTATCAAGAAGAATACGAAGAATGAGGCACGCAAAGTATTAAATGCACCCGTTAATATTGCCGCCATGGCCAAAGAGATGGAAAATGTTGACAGACATATGCAAAGCATATGGCTCACTTCGAAGGATGGGGGATCG AAAGTTGACAGCAAGAAATTGGAGAAAGCCGAGGCAAAGCTACAgcaaaaacaggaaaaaagGCAGGACGTGGGAAAATCAGTGGTGGCAGCACCCGTGAAGCTACAGACTGCTACCGCTTCGCAAGTGCTCagcaagaaaaatacaaaaatggaacagaagGGCACCAATCGCTCGATGGAtataaaaatcgaaaacttCGATTTGGCATTTGGCGACAA GGTACTGCTGCAGAACGCTAATTTACTATTGTCTTGTGGCCGACGCTACGGTTTGGTCGGCCGTAACGGTTTGGGTAAAACTACGTTGCTACGCATGGTCTCTGATCGCCAATTGGCTATACCCTCGCACATCAGCGTACTGCATGTGGAGCAGGAAGTAGTGGGTAATGATACCAAAGCCGTTGATAGTGTTTTGGAATGTGATTTAGAGCGTAATCAGTTATTGAACCGCGAAAAAGAGATACTTGCCACATTAAACAGTGGCGTGCAGGACACGAAATTAAGTTCCGAATTAAATGAAGTATATGCACAGTTGCAGAACATTGAAGCTGATAAGGCGGTGGCACGCGCTTCTGTTATATTACGTGGTTTGGGCTTCGATGCGGAGATGCAGCAAAGGCCGACCAAATCGTTTTCCGGTGGTTGGCGTATGCGTTTGGCATTGGCCCGCGCGCTTTTCTCCAAGCCCGATCTATTATTGCTCGATGAACCTACCAACATGTTGGATATTAAAGCCATCATTTGGTTGGAGAATTACCTTCAATCTTGGCCGACAACGTTGCTAGTTGTCTCTCACGATCGTAACTTCTTGGAAACTGTACCAACAGATATCATACACCTACATTCCCAGGCTCTTGAAGCTTACAA agGTAATTATGAGCAGTTTGAAAAGACAAAGACCGAAAAGTTGAAGGCCCAGCGGCGTGAGTACGAAGCACAAATGGCACATCGTGCGCACGTGCAAGAATTTATTGATCGCTTCCGTTACAATGCAAATCGGGCTTCGTCGGTGcagtcaaaaattaaaatgctagAAAAACT ACCAGAATTGAAACCTGTTGAGAAAGAAACTGAAGTTAAACTGAAATTCCCCGATGTTGAACCATTAAATCCACCGGTCTTAGCTTTATCCGAAATCGAATTTAGATACAATCAAGAAGATCCATTGCCCGTTTTTAAAAATGTGAATCTATCAGCTACCTCCGATTCTAGAATTTGTATT GTGGGAGAAAATGGAGCTGGTAAAACAACACTATTAAAACTCATTGTTGGTCAATTGACCACTATCCATGGTAATATTGTGTCACACCGTGGTCTACGTATTGGCTACTTTGCGCAGCATCATGTCGACCATTTGAATATGAATACCACCTGTGTTGGCGTATTGGCCGAACTCTTCCCGGGACGACCGGACGAGGAATATCGCCGACAATTGGGTAGTTTTGGAATATCAGGTCCATTGGCTTTACAAAGCATTGCTAGTTTATCAGGAGGACAAAAATCGCGTGTCGCTCTGGCAAAAATGTGCATGG ccgATCCTAACTTTTTGGTACTTGATGAACCTACAAATCACTTGGATATTGAGACCATTGATGCCTTAGGAAGAGCGATTAATGCATTTCAG